ATGCTGCCACGGTATGTAGTGAGTGAGAAACGAGGTTTCATACTGCTCCGCTACATCGTTTTGTCGAAGATTGCTCTCAGAGAGTAGATTTGAGAGCCACGTGGAGTTATTTTCAGGCGTATGTATTCCGagtacaaactaaataaaaaacctTTTATTAACAGATTCTAATCAACAATTTTGATGCAATAATGATTACAATGAACGATATGAAAATAGTTAAGGATTCCAatcaataattattaaataaatgaaactACAAATGGAAGTGAAAGTGAAGAATaattaaaaatggaaaaaataaaaatttcaatttaaaaaatttgttaacattaatagaacaaaaaagaaaaacttttaaaaataagggaaataatcaaaaacatctaaattattattttcgttagttgtttttttttttacgagatttgttttgttttttgttactaACAAATGAACTGCTGAAGTGTATCTTaggctggaaaatatgaaaaaaaaaaaatacgtatatatatattaagtataacagttacatacacacatatccaCTAACATATTCTTAACTTAATTTTCTCTTTCTCATACAGGCTTGGCTTATGATTGAATTGCGTGTGGAACATTTTAAGTGAAAGTAGATTGATATGAattattaatgagtatttcaacaagaacaacaacaacaagagaggCAGAGAGTGACATGGAGACTTGCTGCGATTAAAGAACACGCAAGCAAGAGAACATTAAAAACAAAAGAgaaacaatttaaatataaataaaaaagtgttATAAATAAGGAATAATGaagaataaataaagtaaaatcaaatcaaaaataaagtGTATGAACATGAGAAATATATAATACAAATTCAGAATTAAAACTTTAGAAGAAAAAGTGAGAATTGAAGAAAAGTTATATGactaatcaaaataaaaaaagaaaattttaaattaacagAAAAGTGGAGcttagaaaaatatataaaaatgagaACCAAGAAgaaactaaaataataataaaaaacaattttaacaCTAGTGAGCTAAACTACTTCGAGCATATCCACAGAATTATCAAACTAAATTTAGAAAATCTACATATCCTTAAAAGCAAGTGTAGcgcttcaaaaaaaaataataataataagtcaCCTACTgttccttgaaaaaaaaaaacagaaaagaaCCACAACCATAATTCTACCATattaatataacttttgaaaaccGAAAACAAGAAGGGCGAGTGTGTCAAAATGGGCTAATTTTTTCAATCGAGAATctacaaataaaaagtttacgCGCATAACAGCTGTAAGAcacaaaataacaaattaaaaccCCAAACACACCAAACAAAAATGTTgcatcaacaaaaacaacacaatacCACCTGCCGCTGCAGTCAAACGCCGCATgttacacaacaacaacaacgtatcaAATTTCATGCCGCATTTCATACAACACCACCACAGCATTATTCGCTCTTCTTGAAAGCTTTACTTATACTCTTCCTAGGTCAACCATTTGTCTCGCTAGCAACACGTTACAATCGCCAAAGTCAGGGGCATATTTCATATGGCGCGCCTGCAAATGGTGGTGGTGCTAGCACTAACAGTCTGTCACGCTTCTCCACACAAGATACCAATAGTATGATGTCATCAACATATGTGACAGGTGGCGCTGGCAAACATTTGCATGCAACAAATATCAATAATAACGATGTTTACTCGGTAGCCGATAGTCAAGCGATGACCGATGATTTTATGGCACAATTTGGTAAACCACCTGCGGTACCTTCAGCTGCACCACCGGCGCTAACGCCAGCGCGttcaccaacaacaacatcacaagcaccaccaccaccaccaccaccagtgTACCCATATCATACACATACGCATGCGACATCTGTTGTTGATCAGAATATGCCGCTTATTATACATCAACATCATCAACCACCATTGAGCAGCTGTCAAACGGTATGCGCATGCAAGTGGAAAGGCGGTAAACAGACTGTAGAGTGTATTGATCGTCAACTCATACAAATACCGGAAAATATTGATCCATCAACGCAAGTGTTGGATATGTCTGGCAATAAATTACAAACGCTATCGAATGAGAAATTTATACGCGCAAATTTGTTGAATTTACAAAAGCTCTATTTGCGCAGTTGTAAAATTGGTGAAATTGAACCGGAAACTTTTAAGGGTCTGACAAATTTGGTTGAACTCGATTTATCACATAATTTGTTGGTGGTGGTGCCATCGTTGGCGCTTAGTTATATCTCATCGTTGCGCGAATTAACGCTCGCTTCCAATCATATACACAAAATCGAATCGAATTCATTTGCTAGTACGCCAGCGCTGCATAAACTAGATTTATCGCATTGTGATATACAAACGATAGCACCGCTCGCATTCAATGGTTTGGAAAGTTTAACGCTACTGCGCTTAAATGGCAATAAATTGGGCGTACTGCTACCGCGCACGATTGAAACATTACGCAAGCTACATGGCATCGAGTTACATGATAATCCTTGGTTGTGCGATTGCCGCATGCGTGACGCAAAACTTTGGTTGACGCATAATAATATACCATACCCAGTAGCGCCGTTATGCGCTGGTGGTCCTGAACGCGTTATCGATCGAACTTTTTCAGAGTTGCAGGTTGAAGATTTCGCTTGCCGTCCTGAAATGCTACCAATCAGTCATTATGTGGAAGCAACAATGGGCGAAAATGCATCGGTGGTGTGTCGCGCTAAAGCAATACCTACTGCTGTCATCAATTGGTATTGGAATGGTCGTTTGCTCTCGAATAATAGCGCATTCGGCTCATATCAGCGCGTGCATATCTATGAGAGCGGCCAGTTTGAGAAACATTCACGTTTAGTGCTGACGAATGCGCAAGAGAATGATTCAAGCGATTTCTATTGCGTAGCAGAGAATCGCGCAGGCACCGCAGAAGCGAACTTTACATTACATATTAGTATGCGCGCCGCTGGTATGGCGTCGCTAGGTAGCGGTCAAATTGTTGGTCTTAGCGCCGCTTTGGTTACGCTGATTGCTTGCATTTTGATTGCGGCTATGTTTTTGTTGATGCGCGTCAAGCGTCAACCGTATGCGGAAAGCAAAAATGCAAATCATATGGAGGTGGTGACAAGCGTAAATAATCAAAATTCAGTAACAAATAAAACGCAACCAATTACGGGTAATGGCAGCATAGGCGGCGTGGTTATTGCGAATGGTGGCATAGCGAATTGCATGGATGCAACAAGCAATTTAGAGCGTAAAAGCAGCGCAGCGCTGGCAGCGAATGAGGGTGGATTTGCTAATCCTGTGCAAAAACCACCGCGCCTAACAGATTTACCTTACTCCGCTACAGGTTACAACAATGGCAGCGTGCTTGCCACTGCGTCGTGCTTTCTTTCACCTACCGCCTCGGCGGGCAATAATCCAGATTTGATAAATGATACGAAACGTTTTGGTAGCGATGAATTCACCGATTTGAAAATACCTGCTATTTTAACTGCAAATTTAGCTGCCACCGAGTTGGGTAATTCAAGTGGCGAATATAGTCGTGCTGGTGGCTGTGATTCACTCTATCCTTCCGGCTTGTGGGATAATACGTCAGCGGGCACTTTCTCAGCGGATAACCTCTTCCTGAAGCATTACACAGATAAAACACCCATAATTGAATCAAATCAGTTGTATGATTTGCACGAGCGCACAGTCGATTACTTTAGCAAAACATTTCCGCGCACGCACTACAATAACTTGCAATTGGCTGGTGGTTCCGCGACGACGAATAACAGTAGTAGTAATGTTGGCAACAATAATGTTGGTCATGCCATGTTACATAATCCATCCACATCGTCGGCAGCGCTGCTGCAGAGCTCTGTGGGTGGCGGTGGCGGTGGCGCGGGAACACATTCGACTGCTTCCACGACAACGACAAATCTTTCGGGTTCATCGAGCACGGGCGGTGGCTATCCCAATGATTATGGCTTGCCTTTAGTGCCTGGTGCCGAACATCAACACAACCATCTTCTGCAAATGCATCCATTACAACAACTGCATCAGCAAATGTTAGCGTCTAATCAACAcaacggcggcggcggcggcggcggcagtGGTAGCGGCAGCGCCAACGTCAGCAATCACAGTAGCCCACATTTTAGTAGCAAAACACTGCCGCGCTTACATGAACATAGCAATAGCGGTAGTAGTAGTAGCGGTGCTGGAATGAGTAGTTCAAGATCTTCACCAACACCTGCGCTAGCCGCAACCACTGTCACGCAAGGTTCGACGGGGCAAGCGCATACATCGATATTGCCCAATGGACAGCCAGTGAATGCGAAGACACTACGCGTGTGGCAAAAGGGTGGTGTGCCTGTGTTACCACCGGTGACGGCGTTGAAGCGTGCGCTGACGAGTACTAGTCGAAATTCGCCAGACGAAGGCTATCAAGAGGGTTGCGCTACGGATGTGTAAAACGAGTTCGTGAATGGCGTTTGATTAACGCTTGTATATACACTTTTAAAAGACTTGTAGTTAAGCGGAGACTTAATAACTCTAAGCAAAAACTCAGCTCATAGCTATTTGTACATGATAATTAATATTTATAGCTACCGCTTGCGATTTGTATTTGCTGTTGTTTGTAGTTATTTGTCGAAAAAGTCGAAAAAGTTCGGCTGTACTATAATAGCGCCTCCCCAACACCAGGTCGACTTAACtgtggccttaccgcgtcaatgGGAGTTGTCTCGGCGGAGGAACAAAGTTCCTAACTTTTTAACCCGACACGGCTATGCTTGCAACCAACCTACTAAACTATCTAAATTCCACGGCGAAAGAACTT
The DNA window shown above is from Eurosta solidaginis isolate ZX-2024a chromosome 2, ASM4086904v1, whole genome shotgun sequence and carries:
- the kek1 gene encoding uncharacterized protein kek1 translates to MLHQQKQHNTTCRCSQTPHVTQQQQRIKFHAAFHTTPPQHYSLFLKALLILFLGQPFVSLATRYNRQSQGHISYGAPANGGGASTNSLSRFSTQDTNSMMSSTYVTGGAGKHLHATNINNNDVYSVADSQAMTDDFMAQFGKPPAVPSAAPPALTPARSPTTTSQAPPPPPPPVYPYHTHTHATSVVDQNMPLIIHQHHQPPLSSCQTVCACKWKGGKQTVECIDRQLIQIPENIDPSTQVLDMSGNKLQTLSNEKFIRANLLNLQKLYLRSCKIGEIEPETFKGLTNLVELDLSHNLLVVVPSLALSYISSLRELTLASNHIHKIESNSFASTPALHKLDLSHCDIQTIAPLAFNGLESLTLLRLNGNKLGVLLPRTIETLRKLHGIELHDNPWLCDCRMRDAKLWLTHNNIPYPVAPLCAGGPERVIDRTFSELQVEDFACRPEMLPISHYVEATMGENASVVCRAKAIPTAVINWYWNGRLLSNNSAFGSYQRVHIYESGQFEKHSRLVLTNAQENDSSDFYCVAENRAGTAEANFTLHISMRAAGMASLGSGQIVGLSAALVTLIACILIAAMFLLMRVKRQPYAESKNANHMEVVTSVNNQNSVTNKTQPITGNGSIGGVVIANGGIANCMDATSNLERKSSAALAANEGGFANPVQKPPRLTDLPYSATGYNNGSVLATASCFLSPTASAGNNPDLINDTKRFGSDEFTDLKIPAILTANLAATELGNSSGEYSRAGGCDSLYPSGLWDNTSAGTFSADNLFLKHYTDKTPIIESNQLYDLHERTVDYFSKTFPRTHYNNLQLAGGSATTNNSSSNVGNNNVGHAMLHNPSTSSAALLQSSVGGGGGGAGTHSTASTTTTNLSGSSSTGGGYPNDYGLPLVPGAEHQHNHLLQMHPLQQLHQQMLASNQHNGGGGGGGSGSGSANVSNHSSPHFSSKTLPRLHEHSNSGSSSSGAGMSSSRSSPTPALAATTVTQGSTGQAHTSILPNGQPVNAKTLRVWQKGGVPVLPPVTALKRALTSTSRNSPDEGYQEGCATDV